In Candidatus Binataceae bacterium, the following proteins share a genomic window:
- a CDS encoding P-II family nitrogen regulator — protein MKRIEAVIKPSKLDEVKASITALGITGLTVFEVKGFGRQKGHTEMYRGTEYVVDFLPKVLISVVVVEEMVEPLVKAIAENARTGKIGDGKIFVSSLDEVVRIRTGE, from the coding sequence ATGAAACGAATCGAGGCCGTGATCAAGCCTTCAAAGCTCGATGAGGTGAAGGCGAGCATCACCGCGCTGGGGATCACCGGATTGACCGTGTTCGAAGTCAAAGGTTTTGGCCGGCAAAAGGGGCATACGGAGATGTACCGGGGGACGGAATATGTCGTGGACTTCCTGCCTAAGGTACTGATCAGCGTCGTCGTGGTTGAGGAGATGGTCGAGCCGCTGGTAAAGGCGATCGCGGAAAACGCGAGGACGGGCAAGATCGGCGACGGGAAGATTTTTGTCTCGTCGCTGGATGAGGTCGTGCGAATCCGCACTGGCGAG
- a CDS encoding carboxymuconolactone decarboxylase family protein has translation MGDRLRPVSLAEASPEVREIYRQFFGERDPVAEPGTATGTPGDYWTTYALVPDILKMSHASLFALLQPGRALKPEYRELAILRTGIVGDSKFEYSQHLKVARMVGLAEDKLKAIKGWATSDKFEPVERAVMAVTDELVGRNLIEDATFAALKRHLSDAQIMELIFVIATWRMHGMVVRALHLEYDGGTTARMQEVPGPPPKI, from the coding sequence ATGGGCGATCGTTTGCGACCGGTCAGTCTCGCGGAGGCCTCACCTGAGGTCCGTGAAATCTACCGTCAATTCTTTGGCGAACGCGATCCGGTAGCCGAGCCCGGCACGGCGACCGGCACGCCCGGCGACTATTGGACCACCTATGCGCTGGTCCCGGACATTCTGAAAATGTCGCACGCCTCATTGTTCGCCCTGCTGCAACCGGGACGGGCCTTGAAGCCCGAATATCGGGAACTCGCCATCCTGCGGACGGGGATCGTTGGCGACTCGAAGTTCGAGTACTCGCAGCATCTGAAGGTCGCGCGGATGGTCGGGTTGGCAGAAGACAAGCTCAAGGCGATCAAGGGTTGGGCAACCTCGGACAAATTCGAGCCGGTCGAACGGGCGGTGATGGCGGTGACGGATGAGCTGGTGGGCCGCAACCTGATCGAAGATGCGACCTTCGCCGCGCTGAAACGACATCTGAGCGACGCGCAGATCATGGAGCTCATCTTTGTAATCGCGACGTGGCGGATGCACGGGATGGTCGTGCGCGCACTGCACCTCGAATACGACGGCGGCACAACCGCGCGGATGCAGGAAGTGCCGGGCCCGCCACCCAAGATATAA
- a CDS encoding CaiB/BaiF CoA-transferase family protein has protein sequence MGPLTGYKVIELAGIGPAPMCAMLLSDLGADVLRIDRLADAGLGISLPTKFSVLNRGRRSVALDLKRPEATAAILRLIEQADALIEGFRPGVMERLGLGPDLCLARNPRLVFGRMTGWGQDGPLAAAAGHDINYIALSGALNTIGRRGQAPVPPLNLVGDFGGGALYLAFGVVAGLLEAQKSGKGQVIDAAMVDGAASLMSAIYGMHGSGFWTDERGANVLDTGSHYYDVYETSDGKYVSIGSIEVKFYDELLRLSGLKKEELAPQNERKSWPKMKERVAALFRTKTRDEWCKIMEGSDICFAPVLSMAEAPQHPHNRERGTFVEPDGVVQPAPAPRFSRTPGAIQRPPARAGEHTEEALRDWGFSASDLAALRTCGAIAAG, from the coding sequence ATGGGACCGCTGACAGGTTACAAGGTGATCGAGCTCGCCGGCATCGGACCCGCGCCGATGTGCGCGATGCTGCTGTCGGACCTCGGCGCCGACGTTCTGCGAATCGATCGTTTGGCCGACGCGGGCCTCGGCATCAGCCTGCCCACGAAGTTCAGCGTGCTTAATCGCGGGCGGCGGTCGGTCGCGCTCGATCTGAAACGGCCGGAAGCAACAGCAGCGATTTTGCGGTTGATCGAGCAGGCTGACGCCCTTATCGAGGGGTTTCGTCCGGGCGTGATGGAGCGGCTGGGCCTGGGTCCCGACCTCTGCCTCGCGCGCAATCCGCGTCTGGTCTTTGGGCGGATGACCGGCTGGGGCCAGGACGGTCCGCTGGCCGCGGCGGCGGGCCACGATATCAACTACATCGCGCTCTCAGGAGCGCTGAACACGATCGGGCGGCGCGGTCAGGCGCCGGTGCCGCCGCTTAACCTCGTGGGAGACTTTGGCGGCGGCGCGCTTTACCTGGCTTTCGGCGTGGTGGCCGGACTGCTCGAGGCGCAAAAATCCGGCAAGGGGCAGGTGATCGACGCGGCGATGGTTGACGGTGCGGCGTCGCTGATGTCGGCGATCTATGGGATGCACGGGTCGGGCTTCTGGACCGATGAGCGCGGCGCCAATGTGCTCGACACCGGCTCGCATTATTACGACGTTTACGAAACCAGTGACGGCAAATACGTTTCGATCGGATCGATCGAAGTGAAATTTTATGACGAGCTGCTGCGGCTTTCCGGCTTGAAGAAAGAAGAGTTGGCGCCGCAAAACGAGCGTAAGTCGTGGCCGAAAATGAAGGAGCGGGTCGCCGCGCTGTTCCGCACCAAGACGCGCGACGAGTGGTGCAAAATCATGGAGGGGAGCGACATCTGCTTCGCGCCAGTGCTGAGCATGGCTGAGGCGCCGCAGCATCCGCATAATCGCGAGCGCGGGACCTTCGTCGAGCCCGACGGGGTCGTGCAACCGGCGCCGGCGCCGCGCTTCAGCCGAACGCCAGGCGCGATCCAGCGTCCGCCGGCGCGCGCCGGGGAGCATACCGAGGAGGCGCTGCGCGATTGGGGTTTCAGTGCGAGCGATCTCGCAGCGCTACGGACGTGCGGGGCGATCGCCGCGGGGTGA
- a CDS encoding cupin-like domain-containing protein, whose product MPDAAEWLSKLRQDTTAANQAAGAAARCLEFDPRIFRDCFDREPFAVHHHLAGNALFTLERLAALARFIEAQPNQVYADAGVADLNQRWDESAHPATSLAQTVEQIVGNDTWIILRPLELDREYRLLLNRCLDELRAGIGGDWGRPVWRENSIVFLTSPRRLSTYHIDRECNFILQLQGEKTLYVFDRNDREVLPETELERYWAVDSNAARYKPQYQDRARVFRLRPGDGVHVPVNCPHWVQNDDNVSITLSINFQFHDSDRANKYRANYYLRKLGINPAPPGRYPRRDAVKAFAYRATMALRSRVRRDRQTTPAGYGG is encoded by the coding sequence ATGCCTGACGCGGCCGAGTGGCTCTCAAAACTCAGACAGGATACGACGGCCGCGAACCAAGCGGCGGGCGCCGCGGCGCGCTGCCTGGAATTCGATCCGCGAATTTTCCGCGATTGCTTCGACCGCGAGCCCTTCGCTGTGCATCACCACCTCGCGGGCAATGCGCTCTTTACGCTCGAGCGCCTGGCCGCGCTCGCACGTTTTATCGAGGCGCAACCCAATCAGGTCTACGCGGATGCGGGTGTCGCCGACCTCAATCAGCGCTGGGATGAATCAGCGCACCCAGCCACGAGTCTGGCCCAGACCGTCGAGCAGATCGTCGGCAACGACACCTGGATTATCCTGCGGCCGCTCGAACTCGATCGCGAATATCGGCTCCTGCTCAATCGATGCCTCGATGAGTTACGGGCGGGTATCGGTGGCGATTGGGGCCGGCCCGTATGGCGTGAAAACTCGATCGTCTTTCTCACTTCGCCGCGCCGCCTCAGCACCTACCATATCGATCGCGAGTGCAATTTCATCTTGCAGTTGCAGGGCGAAAAGACGCTTTACGTCTTCGACCGCAACGATCGCGAAGTGCTGCCCGAGACCGAGCTCGAGCGCTACTGGGCAGTGGACTCGAACGCCGCGCGCTACAAGCCGCAGTATCAGGATCGCGCGCGCGTCTTTCGCCTGCGCCCCGGCGACGGCGTGCACGTTCCGGTAAATTGTCCGCACTGGGTGCAGAATGACGACAACGTCTCGATCACGCTCAGCATCAATTTCCAGTTCCACGACAGCGATCGCGCCAACAAGTACCGCGCCAATTACTATTTACGCAAGCTTGGAATCAATCCGGCGCCGCCCGGCCGCTATCCGCGTCGCGACGCCGTCAAGGCCTTCGCCTATCGCGCCACGATGGCGCTGCGCAGCCGGGTCCGGCGCGACCGGCAGACCACTCCCGCAGGCTACGGCGGCTAA
- a CDS encoding LLM class flavin-dependent oxidoreductase translates to MNFGLLMAFRNPPPGVPFTEIYRKHLELAEEAEALGYDTLWLTEHHFVDDGYSPSLLPIAAALAARTKKIRIGTFVILLPLHNPIRVAEDAATADVISNGRIDLGFGQGYRVPEFSGFNISRKERGARLEENTEIVRRLFTEQNLSFQGRFNRISGATLMPPAVQRPHPPIWLAARGPKSIARAARNGYHLMGTGGVDQQQTYDAALRESGRDPADFNIAQLRTVFVAPRRAAAWDAAEAGAHYIMSCYGKWFAEANDLPGDSAYSADLPPVGKLRDSETAALFGEPLIIGTPAEAIAMIEDYQARTRMTHLVMAMVLPKTDFKKITASLRLFAKEVMPHFRRKARAKTRRAHAR, encoded by the coding sequence GTGAATTTTGGCCTGCTGATGGCGTTTCGCAACCCTCCACCCGGGGTTCCCTTCACCGAGATCTATCGCAAGCATCTTGAACTGGCCGAGGAAGCCGAGGCGCTGGGTTACGATACGCTGTGGCTGACCGAGCATCATTTTGTCGATGACGGTTACTCGCCGTCGCTGCTGCCGATCGCCGCCGCGCTCGCCGCGCGCACCAAAAAGATCCGCATCGGCACCTTCGTTATACTGTTGCCGCTGCACAACCCGATTCGCGTGGCCGAGGACGCGGCGACCGCCGATGTCATCTCCAATGGCCGGATTGATCTGGGCTTCGGCCAGGGCTATCGCGTCCCCGAGTTCAGCGGCTTCAATATCTCGCGCAAAGAACGCGGCGCGCGCCTCGAGGAGAACACCGAGATCGTCCGCCGTCTGTTCACCGAGCAGAACCTCTCCTTCCAGGGCCGCTTCAACCGGATCAGCGGGGCGACCCTGATGCCGCCGGCGGTGCAGCGCCCTCATCCGCCGATCTGGCTCGCGGCGCGCGGCCCCAAATCGATCGCGCGGGCCGCGCGCAACGGCTATCATCTGATGGGCACCGGCGGCGTCGATCAGCAGCAGACCTACGACGCCGCCCTGCGCGAGTCGGGCCGCGATCCTGCCGATTTCAACATCGCGCAACTGCGCACCGTCTTCGTCGCGCCGCGGCGCGCCGCCGCGTGGGACGCCGCCGAAGCCGGCGCCCACTACATCATGAGCTGCTACGGCAAGTGGTTCGCCGAGGCCAACGACCTGCCCGGCGATTCGGCTTACAGCGCCGACCTTCCGCCGGTCGGCAAGCTGCGCGATAGCGAAACTGCGGCGCTGTTCGGCGAACCTCTCATCATCGGCACACCCGCCGAAGCAATCGCGATGATCGAGGATTATCAGGCGCGCACCCGCATGACTCACCTCGTGATGGCGATGGTCTTGCCCAAGACCGACTTCAAGAAAATCACCGCAAGCCTGCGGCTCTTCGCCAAGGAAGTAATGCCGCATTTCCGGCGCAAGGCGCGCGCCAAAACCCGCCGGGCTCATGCGCGCTAG
- a CDS encoding DUF1329 domain-containing protein has translation MKGKMNDSVRPRKAAGAWWRAAVTGVVALGLLVVARPAAQAQDVSSYTRDTFIQWFQKNKDAKPDFKVGDVLTAKDLERIRPFMFPGYLEQLNFPEFKMPIMDYVDHTPRKDYLDCTEKYQAQVRLTANHTMDNYVCGQPFASADLKPGDPDSAWKAAWNFEYRWQNFGLFTVPPVTWERFGGTHEIPVWEYPPKEWSAGIPYPPNTMPTPEELKLMYGGGGTFQRTLNAFYERVYFSHLAQVPDHTLPVAGAKDFEFKEFTGFYTPFDIRGTAFIVYRYADPTREDDGWAYLPALRRVRRISAEVKSDSLLGTDHTIEDFYGFSGRELEWKWNYIGIKDVLAVQDSQHEFTYMYGPNGIIPNDSWALRHYYLMERIPTSERHPYSSVLLLWDTQNWDTWLMVAFDHKGKLWKIWEFQKKWSESFKGPWAAINHGVFSTEFQSVQVLDVQNNRGTIWEVPGGFPNVTGTEVAHLYDINHLETLHR, from the coding sequence ATGAAGGGTAAGATGAACGATTCCGTGCGGCCGCGGAAAGCCGCCGGCGCCTGGTGGCGGGCGGCCGTCACGGGGGTGGTGGCGCTGGGTCTGCTGGTGGTCGCGCGGCCCGCGGCGCAGGCGCAGGACGTCAGCAGTTATACTCGCGACACTTTTATCCAGTGGTTCCAGAAGAACAAGGACGCCAAGCCCGACTTCAAGGTCGGCGACGTGCTGACGGCCAAAGATCTCGAACGGATTCGACCCTTCATGTTTCCGGGCTATCTCGAGCAATTGAATTTCCCGGAATTCAAGATGCCGATCATGGATTATGTGGACCATACGCCGCGCAAGGACTATCTGGATTGCACCGAGAAATATCAGGCACAGGTGCGGCTGACGGCGAACCACACGATGGACAACTATGTCTGCGGACAGCCGTTCGCGAGCGCGGATCTCAAACCGGGCGATCCGGACTCAGCGTGGAAAGCCGCGTGGAACTTCGAGTATCGCTGGCAGAACTTCGGGCTGTTTACGGTTCCGCCGGTGACCTGGGAGCGTTTTGGCGGGACGCACGAAATCCCGGTGTGGGAGTATCCGCCCAAGGAATGGAGTGCCGGAATTCCCTATCCACCCAACACGATGCCGACGCCGGAAGAGTTGAAGCTGATGTACGGCGGTGGCGGCACCTTCCAGCGGACGCTGAACGCATTCTATGAGCGCGTCTATTTCAGCCATCTGGCGCAGGTTCCCGATCACACGCTGCCGGTGGCGGGGGCGAAGGACTTCGAATTCAAGGAATTCACCGGGTTCTATACGCCGTTCGATATTCGCGGCACCGCTTTCATCGTCTACCGGTACGCCGACCCGACGCGAGAGGACGACGGCTGGGCCTATTTGCCGGCTCTCCGCCGCGTGCGCCGGATTTCGGCTGAGGTCAAGTCGGACTCACTGCTCGGCACCGACCATACGATCGAAGACTTCTATGGCTTCTCGGGCCGCGAGCTGGAGTGGAAGTGGAACTATATCGGGATTAAGGATGTGCTCGCGGTGCAGGACTCGCAGCACGAATTCACCTATATGTACGGTCCGAATGGGATCATCCCGAACGATAGCTGGGCGCTGCGTCATTACTACCTGATGGAGCGCATCCCAACCTCGGAGCGTCATCCGTATAGCAGCGTACTGTTACTGTGGGATACGCAGAACTGGGATACCTGGCTGATGGTGGCGTTCGATCACAAGGGCAAGCTCTGGAAGATCTGGGAATTCCAGAAGAAATGGTCGGAGAGTTTCAAGGGGCCGTGGGCGGCGATCAATCACGGCGTTTTCTCCACCGAGTTCCAATCAGTGCAGGTGCTGGACGTGCAGAATAATCGCGGAACGATCTGGGAGGTGCCGGGGGGCTTCCCGAATGTGACGGGCACCGAGGTGGCGCATCTATACGACATCAACCACCTCGAGACGCTGCATCGTTAG
- a CDS encoding HEAT repeat domain-containing protein, which translates to MARAVGSGKAWRRYWWLYTLGLGVVALALASTMRRPPSEQARPDPLLKLDSRMVAVKELIVAGDLPAAATKFRATYRLDGSKGFSALRQFSMLVLERGLGDKDPFERYFAASALAKGGNYQGVDLLARGIRANPDLSLKMAAADGLADAGDAYAVGVLQKLYFAAGPFDRRIVAEAMCDATDPTAITVLSDAAGGPDQSLRLAGLQGLGKLGNPAAAPLLRRVMTSDAAPIERAMAATSLLKFGESVELGPIESILTDSRNGNARPVAALALGYANDPRVVPILKRALSDDDLDVRIGAAASLTHYQEPAGAAYLKQTMNDMDDTVSRQHVGQVMDQIGFTGGYEVLIAAIGATDPNLQMSGIRALGLVGGQKELELLTAMLPHTTDPLMRAQIAWSIGRIGKARGIETLIAMVQEEDPAVRYTASDALDVTAQRLLAAAQS; encoded by the coding sequence ATGGCGAGAGCGGTCGGATCAGGTAAGGCGTGGCGACGCTACTGGTGGCTCTACACGCTGGGGTTGGGCGTCGTTGCGCTTGCGTTGGCGAGCACGATGCGCCGCCCACCAAGCGAGCAGGCGCGTCCGGATCCGCTACTGAAATTGGATTCGCGGATGGTTGCGGTTAAAGAGTTAATCGTTGCCGGCGATTTACCCGCGGCCGCGACCAAGTTTAGAGCAACCTATCGGCTGGACGGGAGCAAGGGGTTCAGCGCGCTGCGCCAGTTCTCGATGCTGGTGCTGGAGCGCGGCCTAGGCGACAAGGATCCGTTCGAGCGCTACTTTGCGGCGAGCGCGCTGGCCAAGGGCGGGAACTACCAGGGCGTCGATCTGCTTGCGCGAGGGATTCGCGCGAATCCTGATCTGAGTCTCAAGATGGCCGCCGCGGATGGGCTAGCCGATGCGGGCGACGCGTATGCGGTCGGGGTTTTGCAGAAGCTCTATTTTGCCGCCGGCCCGTTCGATCGGCGAATCGTGGCGGAAGCTATGTGCGATGCGACCGATCCCACGGCGATTACGGTTTTGAGCGACGCGGCCGGCGGTCCGGATCAGAGCCTGCGGTTGGCGGGACTGCAGGGTCTCGGCAAGCTGGGTAATCCGGCCGCAGCGCCGCTGTTGCGACGCGTCATGACCTCTGATGCCGCGCCGATCGAGCGGGCGATGGCGGCGACCTCGCTGCTCAAGTTCGGCGAGTCCGTCGAGCTGGGCCCGATCGAGAGCATTCTCACCGATTCCAGGAATGGCAATGCGCGGCCGGTCGCGGCGCTTGCCTTGGGCTATGCAAATGATCCGCGGGTCGTCCCGATACTCAAGCGGGCTCTGAGCGACGACGACCTTGACGTTCGAATCGGCGCGGCGGCTAGCCTCACTCACTATCAGGAGCCGGCCGGCGCCGCCTACCTCAAACAAACGATGAATGACATGGACGACACGGTGAGTCGCCAGCACGTCGGCCAGGTGATGGATCAAATCGGCTTCACCGGGGGTTACGAGGTTCTCATCGCCGCGATCGGCGCGACGGATCCGAACCTGCAAATGTCCGGCATCCGCGCGTTAGGGCTGGTCGGCGGACAGAAGGAGCTGGAACTTTTGACCGCGATGCTGCCGCATACGACGGACCCGTTGATGCGTGCACAGATCGCCTGGTCGATTGGACGGATCGGCAAAGCGCGCGGGATTGAGACTTTGATCGCGATGGTGCAGGAAGAAGATCCGGCGGTGCGCTACACCGCTTCGGATGCGCTTGATGTAACGGCGCAACGGCTGTTGGCCGCGGCGCAGAGCTAG